One genomic segment of [Phormidium] sp. ETS-05 includes these proteins:
- a CDS encoding EAL domain-containing protein, whose amino-acid sequence MAETVPTATFISHGRELRYVNPALATISGYEKEELLSMDFLDLIHPQARNLVKQIMERPGLGGDWPNGNIWREEIRIIRKNGGIRWLDLTLRWIKFEHKIALLGTGLDITELKQVQADLQQSLSLQRATLESTADGILVVDDRGRIALYNQKFAELWRIPKSILETRDDNQALAFVLDQLQAPEQFLAKVRELYASSDTSSCDILEFKDGRVFERYSQPRRGGKEDAGRVWSFRDITHKVLAEAELRQSEERYKLLLESVTDYVYTVKVENGLVLATNHGRGCVAVTGYTSEEYAADPDLWHKMVHPEDLAAVTKQGIACLEGRAYPLEHRIICKNGEVRWVRNTPVVRKDSAGKVIAYEGSIRDITEGKQAEAKITTLAFYDHLTGLPNRVEYDRLAAAAMAAAGKMMAVMFLDLDRFKTINDTLGHTVGDELLQKVAARIRTCLRPGDTLARWGGDEFTLLLPQINSPRDATDIAEHILAAFKSAFDVEGQALHVSTSIGIAIYPNDGKDMPTLMRNADAALYRAKEQRCAYQLYQPAINSQASHLLALENDLHSALAGNQFVVYYQPQVDIETMAVTGMEALVRWEHPEFGLVSPATFIPLAEETGLIVPIGEWVLRVACEQAKVWQEAGLAKIRMGVNLSARQFEQPDLVEMVARVLAETGLEPCFLELEITETIAMRNMGLTKTVLRSLAQMGVHLSMDDFGTGYSSLNYLKNFPFHTLKLDRAFVRDLTVDRHDLAIASAIIALGLGLDLRVLAEGVETIEQLEVLRRLHCQQVQGFLFSKPKPAGEATQLLANSLGFARWRESA is encoded by the coding sequence TTGGCCGAAACAGTTCCAACCGCCACATTTATCAGCCACGGCAGGGAGCTGAGATACGTCAATCCTGCTTTGGCGACAATCAGCGGCTACGAGAAAGAAGAACTATTATCGATGGATTTTTTAGATTTAATCCATCCCCAGGCTCGAAATTTAGTCAAACAAATCATGGAACGCCCAGGATTGGGGGGGGATTGGCCAAATGGTAACATTTGGAGAGAAGAAATTAGAATTATTAGAAAAAATGGGGGGATTCGGTGGCTAGATTTAACTTTAAGGTGGATTAAGTTTGAGCATAAAATTGCCTTGCTGGGTACGGGTTTGGATATTACGGAACTGAAGCAGGTACAAGCAGATTTACAGCAATCCCTGTCTTTACAGCGAGCCACTCTAGAATCAACCGCCGATGGCATCTTGGTCGTGGACGATCGGGGCAGAATCGCGCTGTATAACCAAAAATTTGCCGAACTGTGGCGAATTCCTAAGTCAATCTTAGAGACGCGGGACGACAATCAGGCTTTGGCCTTTGTGCTGGACCAGTTGCAAGCACCAGAGCAGTTTTTGGCCAAAGTTAGGGAGTTGTATGCTAGTTCCGATACGTCGAGCTGCGATATCCTGGAATTTAAAGACGGGCGAGTATTTGAGCGCTATTCCCAACCCCGACGCGGTGGGAAGGAAGATGCCGGTAGGGTATGGAGTTTTCGAGATATTACCCATAAAGTTTTGGCGGAAGCAGAGCTAAGGCAGAGCGAGGAGCGATATAAACTGCTGTTGGAGTCTGTGACCGATTATGTTTATACGGTGAAGGTGGAGAATGGGCTAGTATTGGCAACTAACCACGGGCGGGGATGCGTTGCTGTTACCGGCTACACTTCTGAAGAATATGCCGCTGACCCAGACTTGTGGCATAAAATGGTACATCCAGAGGATTTGGCCGCTGTGACAAAGCAGGGGATAGCTTGTCTGGAGGGGCGAGCATATCCTTTAGAACACCGGATTATTTGCAAAAATGGTGAGGTGCGGTGGGTGCGCAATACTCCGGTGGTGCGCAAGGATAGTGCGGGCAAGGTTATTGCCTATGAGGGGTCAATTCGCGATATCACAGAAGGGAAGCAGGCGGAAGCAAAAATTACCACTTTAGCTTTTTACGACCACCTCACGGGGTTGCCCAACCGGGTGGAATATGACCGGTTGGCGGCGGCGGCAATGGCAGCGGCGGGTAAGATGATGGCGGTGATGTTTTTAGATTTGGACCGGTTCAAGACAATTAATGACACTTTGGGACATACGGTGGGGGATGAATTGCTGCAAAAAGTGGCAGCACGCATTAGAACTTGTTTGCGTCCGGGAGACACTCTGGCTCGCTGGGGAGGAGATGAATTTACTCTCCTGTTACCTCAAATCAATTCGCCCCGAGATGCTACGGATATCGCCGAACATATCCTGGCTGCTTTTAAGAGTGCTTTTGATGTGGAGGGACAGGCATTGCATGTGAGTACCAGTATTGGGATAGCGATATATCCGAATGATGGGAAGGATATGCCAACTCTGATGCGCAATGCGGATGCGGCATTATATCGGGCGAAAGAGCAGCGGTGTGCTTACCAGCTATACCAACCAGCGATTAATTCCCAGGCATCGCATTTGCTGGCTTTGGAAAATGACTTGCACTCGGCTTTGGCGGGCAATCAATTTGTGGTTTATTATCAGCCACAAGTGGATATTGAAACTATGGCGGTGACTGGGATGGAAGCCTTGGTGCGGTGGGAACACCCCGAGTTTGGGTTGGTGTCTCCGGCTACTTTTATTCCCTTGGCGGAAGAAACGGGGCTGATTGTTCCTATTGGGGAATGGGTGCTTCGGGTTGCCTGTGAGCAAGCGAAGGTATGGCAAGAGGCGGGACTAGCAAAAATCAGGATGGGGGTGAATTTGTCCGCTCGCCAGTTTGAGCAGCCAGACTTGGTGGAAATGGTGGCGCGGGTTTTGGCAGAAACGGGCTTGGAGCCTTGTTTTTTGGAGCTAGAAATTACCGAAACCATTGCGATGAGGAATATGGGGTTGACGAAAACAGTGCTACGATCGCTCGCGCAGATGGGAGTCCATCTATCGATGGATGATTTCGGTACTGGCTATTCCTCGCTGAATTATTTAAAAAACTTCCCCTTCCACACTTTGAAATTAGACCGGGCTTTTGTGCGGGATTTAACGGTTGACCGGCATGATTTGGCGATCGCTTCCGCCATCATTGCCCTAGGATTAGGGTTAGATCTGCGCGTTTTAGCCGAAGGCGTAGAAACGATCGAGCAGCTAGAAGTGTTGCGCCGCCTCCACTGCCAGCAAGTGCAGGGCTTTTTGTTTAGCAAACCTAAGCCAGCAGGAGAGGCGACCCAACTATTAGCCAATTCGTTGGGTTTCGCCCGGTGGAGGGAGTCCGCTTAA